Proteins encoded together in one Streptomyces umbrinus window:
- a CDS encoding DUF4142 domain-containing protein: MRMSRNVAGTVFVVGSLTLTLAALAYPAMLGVQNASSSPSRIIARTPTGPLTEADRDFVVKVRAAGLWEFPSGELALTKGTTQPVRTAGEHLISGHAALDAECRLIAPRLGITLPNQASPQQQGFVATLTADHGKQFDTDLANILRVTHGQIFPTVAKIRATTENSLVRELADQANDTVLDHISVLEKTGLVNFDSVLFQETTPPKLPSGDVTPPAPQPGAPVVALTPQAGASQTPTPSPTVR; encoded by the coding sequence ATGCGTATGTCCCGGAACGTGGCGGGAACAGTCTTCGTCGTCGGCAGCCTGACGTTGACCCTCGCCGCGCTCGCGTATCCCGCGATGCTCGGGGTGCAGAACGCGTCGAGTTCCCCGTCGCGCATCATCGCCCGCACCCCGACCGGCCCGCTCACGGAGGCGGACCGCGACTTCGTCGTCAAGGTGCGTGCCGCCGGGCTGTGGGAGTTCCCCTCCGGCGAGCTGGCTCTGACGAAGGGCACGACCCAGCCCGTCAGAACGGCGGGCGAGCACCTGATCTCGGGCCACGCCGCACTCGACGCCGAGTGCCGGCTGATCGCTCCCCGGCTGGGGATCACCCTGCCCAACCAGGCGTCCCCGCAGCAGCAGGGGTTCGTGGCGACCCTCACCGCGGACCATGGCAAGCAGTTCGACACGGACCTCGCCAACATCCTGCGGGTGACGCACGGCCAGATCTTCCCGACCGTCGCGAAGATCCGTGCCACCACCGAGAACAGCCTGGTCCGTGAACTGGCCGACCAGGCCAACGACACCGTCCTGGACCACATATCCGTCCTGGAGAAGACCGGGCTGGTCAACTTCGACTCGGTCCTCTTCCAGGAGACGACCCCTCCGAAGCTGCCCTCCGGCGATGTCACGCCGCCCGCGCCCCAGCCAGGAGCGCCGGTCGTCGCTCTCACTCCGCAGGCGGGCGCCTCCCAGACACCGACGCCGTCACCGACGGTGCGGTAG
- a CDS encoding VOC family protein, protein MSSQENPLDLTAIETERARIRDACLVPDRRPSSARGVHHVALLSGDVERTVRFYQELLEFPLTEMFENRDYKGSTHFFFDIGHGNLLAFFDFPGLDLGPYAEVLGGLHHLAISVEPAAWTRLRDRLDAAGVDYQEESGTSVYFRDPDGTRVELIADPLGEMYGTVVR, encoded by the coding sequence GTGTCGAGCCAGGAGAACCCCTTGGACCTGACGGCGATCGAGACCGAGAGGGCACGGATCCGGGACGCCTGTCTGGTCCCGGACAGGCGGCCCAGTTCGGCCCGTGGCGTGCACCATGTCGCGCTGCTCTCCGGCGACGTCGAGCGGACGGTGCGCTTCTACCAGGAACTTCTGGAGTTCCCGCTCACGGAGATGTTCGAGAACCGCGACTACAAGGGCTCGACCCACTTCTTCTTCGACATCGGTCACGGCAACCTGCTCGCCTTCTTCGACTTCCCGGGCCTCGACCTCGGACCGTACGCGGAAGTCCTCGGCGGTCTCCACCACCTGGCCATCTCCGTCGAACCGGCGGCCTGGACCCGTCTGCGCGACCGGCTCGACGCGGCCGGGGTGGACTACCAGGAGGAGAGCGGCACTTCGGTCTACTTCCGCGACCCCGACGGCACCCGCGTCGAGCTGATCGCGGATCCACTCGGCGAGATGTACGGCACGGTCGTGCGGTGA
- a CDS encoding GNAT family N-acetyltransferase — protein MDLLPFSAAYATTVATWPLSATEVAMWCGRGDFPMPGETVAAWQQDTDVTAHLLVEDEQPLAYGELWFDAEEDEVELARIIVAPEARGRGLGRELVRGLLGEARGSGHSDVFMRVHPDNDRALRCYQGADFVRVGPELAEAWNAVQPVDYVWLRNQ, from the coding sequence ATGGATCTGCTTCCCTTCAGCGCCGCGTACGCGACGACCGTGGCGACCTGGCCGCTCTCCGCCACAGAGGTCGCGATGTGGTGCGGGCGGGGGGATTTCCCCATGCCCGGAGAGACCGTCGCGGCATGGCAGCAGGACACGGACGTGACGGCTCACCTGCTTGTCGAGGACGAACAACCCCTCGCGTACGGGGAGTTGTGGTTCGACGCCGAGGAGGATGAGGTGGAGCTGGCCCGGATCATCGTGGCACCCGAGGCCCGCGGTCGTGGCCTCGGGCGCGAACTGGTCCGGGGCCTGCTCGGCGAGGCCCGTGGCTCCGGGCACTCGGACGTGTTCATGCGGGTGCACCCGGATAACGACCGGGCCCTGCGCTGCTACCAGGGAGCCGACTTCGTCCGCGTCGGCCCGGAACTGGCCGAGGCCTGGAACGCCGTACAGCCCGTCGACTACGTCTGGCTACGGAACCAGTGA
- a CDS encoding PPOX class F420-dependent oxidoreductase, whose translation MDNAALERLGAGKYLLVTSYRKNGTPVATPVWVVRDGDTLGVWTVADSWKVKRIRNRADVLVGPCDVRGNPTGEQRPATAEVCDQDVTDHYRRLIARKYGINGRLVLLGSRLRRGKNGTLGIRVSLVP comes from the coding sequence GTGGACAACGCAGCGCTGGAGCGGCTCGGTGCCGGTAAGTACCTGCTGGTGACCAGCTATCGGAAGAACGGCACGCCGGTCGCGACCCCGGTGTGGGTGGTCCGTGACGGCGACACGCTCGGCGTCTGGACCGTCGCGGACTCGTGGAAGGTGAAGCGGATCCGCAACCGCGCCGACGTCCTGGTCGGCCCCTGCGACGTCCGCGGCAACCCGACCGGCGAGCAGCGCCCGGCCACCGCCGAGGTCTGCGACCAGGACGTCACCGACCACTACCGCCGTCTGATCGCCCGCAAATACGGCATCAACGGCCGCCTTGTCCTGCTCGGCAGCCGACTGCGCCGCGGGAAGAACGGGACGCTCGGCATCCGGGTCTCACTGGTTCCGTAG
- a CDS encoding class F sortase, producing MAPRRRAPRPWHRTRTYRLTRTAVLAFSLVMGGLWWAEDDGRPPDPAAAPAPAPAPGDAKASPGSAARGPSAAATPEPGRGRVRVPPPVRRAGPAPRPLPRSRATVLRIPYLGLEAPVVGLHLDRKRQLTTPSMDSPELVGWYEGGPSPGETGTAVVVGHLDTATGPAVFVGLSGLTPGRLVEARRADGRTAVYTVDAVRTYDKEQFPSQGVYGTRKRPELQLITCGGAYDRRAGYRSNVVVFAHLTGTREPDRPA from the coding sequence ATGGCGCCGCGTAGGCGCGCGCCCAGGCCCTGGCACCGGACGCGCACCTACCGGCTGACGAGGACGGCCGTGCTGGCGTTCTCGCTGGTGATGGGCGGCCTCTGGTGGGCCGAGGACGACGGCCGGCCCCCGGATCCGGCCGCCGCACCCGCCCCGGCCCCGGCCCCCGGGGACGCCAAGGCGTCCCCGGGTTCCGCCGCCCGGGGTCCCTCCGCCGCCGCGACACCCGAGCCCGGGCGCGGCCGCGTCCGTGTGCCGCCTCCCGTCCGCCGCGCCGGCCCGGCGCCCCGGCCGCTCCCGCGGTCCAGGGCGACGGTGCTGAGGATCCCGTATCTCGGTCTGGAGGCACCGGTCGTCGGACTGCACCTGGACCGGAAGCGGCAGCTCACCACTCCGTCGATGGACAGCCCCGAACTGGTCGGCTGGTACGAGGGCGGACCCTCACCCGGAGAGACGGGCACCGCCGTGGTGGTCGGCCACCTCGACACCGCCACCGGGCCCGCCGTCTTCGTCGGCCTGAGCGGACTGACACCCGGCCGGCTCGTCGAGGCCCGGCGCGCCGACGGCCGCACGGCTGTCTACACGGTGGACGCCGTCCGCACGTACGACAAGGAGCAGTTCCCGAGCCAGGGGGTGTACGGCACCCGAAAGCGCCCCGAGCTGCAGCTGATCACCTGCGGCGGGGCGTACGACCGGAGGGCCGGCTACCGGAGCAATGTCGTCGTCTTCGCGCATCTGACAGGGACGCGCGAGCCGGATCGCCCCGCCTGA
- a CDS encoding oxidoreductase, with product MTSETINATAAGTWRLGDLTVNRLGFGTMRLTGSGAFHQGTPSDRDRSLGVLRRAVELGVDHIDTAAFYFSSLRSANELVNSALAPYPDDLVIVTKVGPGRDPSGEWLPWARPEQLRGQVEENLRQLGRDHLDVVNLRTHGRHSIAEHFGALAALREAGLVRHLGVSDVDPDQLAEAQAIAPVVCVQNRYALDTRSEVGDDVLRICGEQGIAFVPFFAIAGEGGRKGADGTHEAEVLDIARAHGASPAQIRLAWTLHRGPHVLAIPGTGDPDHLVENVAAGAISLSDDELARLA from the coding sequence ATGACCTCGGAGACGATCAACGCGACGGCAGCGGGCACGTGGCGGCTCGGCGACCTCACCGTCAACCGGCTGGGTTTCGGGACCATGCGGCTGACCGGGAGCGGCGCCTTCCACCAGGGCACGCCGAGCGACCGCGACCGGTCGCTCGGGGTGCTCCGCCGCGCGGTGGAACTGGGCGTCGACCACATCGACACCGCCGCCTTCTACTTCTCGTCCCTGCGCTCGGCCAACGAGCTGGTCAACTCGGCGCTGGCCCCGTATCCGGACGACCTGGTCATCGTCACCAAGGTCGGGCCGGGGCGGGATCCGTCGGGCGAGTGGCTGCCCTGGGCCAGGCCCGAGCAGTTGCGCGGGCAGGTGGAGGAGAACCTGCGCCAGCTCGGCCGCGACCACCTCGACGTGGTCAACCTCCGGACGCACGGGCGCCATTCGATCGCCGAGCACTTCGGCGCACTGGCCGCACTGCGCGAGGCCGGGCTCGTCCGCCACCTCGGTGTGTCGGACGTCGACCCGGATCAGCTCGCCGAGGCACAGGCCATTGCCCCAGTGGTCTGCGTCCAGAACCGGTACGCCCTCGACACCCGTAGCGAGGTCGGCGACGACGTCCTGCGGATCTGCGGTGAACAGGGCATCGCCTTCGTGCCGTTCTTCGCGATAGCCGGCGAGGGCGGCAGGAAGGGCGCCGACGGTACCCACGAAGCCGAGGTCCTCGACATCGCCCGGGCCCACGGCGCGAGCCCCGCGCAGATCCGGCTGGCCTGGACACTGCATCGCGGCCCGCACGTCCTGGCCATCCCGGGCACCGGCGATCCTGACCACCTCGTGGAGAACGTGGCCGCGGGCGCGATCAGCCTGTCGGACGACGAACTCGCCCGGCTCGCCTGA
- a CDS encoding ABC transporter permease encodes MTITDKATVTAMATVDPAQVTEPRARFGDLVAAEWIKLWSLRSNTWAFVIGALAVIGFNVGTAWDTYRYWTAQDARSRADFVRDGIPLSIAFTANAAMVLMLALSAVGATAIVGEYRTGMIRTTFTAVPARRSVMAAKVCVVTAVTTVFGAVVAAASFGLTQAVLSGRHIGVPIDHPGALRVVVASALLAPVSALVGMALGTLIRHSAATMTANVVILLLLPLVFSADRHWAALVDHALPTGAWIRLVDVDQQAVAYPWTLTGAWTVYALWALATAAVAVISVQRRDQ; translated from the coding sequence ATGACCATCACCGACAAGGCCACGGTCACAGCCATGGCCACGGTCGATCCTGCTCAAGTCACCGAACCCCGCGCCCGCTTCGGCGACCTCGTCGCCGCTGAGTGGATCAAGCTGTGGTCGCTGCGCTCCAACACCTGGGCGTTCGTGATCGGGGCCCTGGCGGTCATCGGGTTCAACGTGGGAACCGCCTGGGACACGTACCGCTACTGGACGGCGCAGGACGCGCGTTCCCGGGCCGACTTCGTCCGGGACGGGATCCCGCTGTCGATCGCCTTCACCGCGAACGCCGCCATGGTCCTCATGCTCGCCCTCAGCGCCGTCGGCGCCACGGCGATCGTGGGCGAGTACAGGACCGGGATGATCCGCACGACGTTCACGGCTGTCCCGGCCCGGCGTTCGGTGATGGCGGCGAAGGTGTGTGTGGTCACCGCCGTCACGACCGTGTTCGGCGCGGTCGTCGCGGCGGCCTCGTTCGGCCTGACTCAGGCCGTCCTGTCCGGCCGGCACATCGGTGTCCCGATCGACCATCCCGGCGCGCTGCGCGTCGTCGTGGCGTCGGCGCTCCTCGCGCCGGTGTCCGCGCTCGTCGGTATGGCCCTCGGCACCCTGATCAGGCACAGCGCGGCCACCATGACCGCCAATGTGGTGATTCTTCTGCTGCTGCCCCTGGTCTTCAGCGCTGACCGCCACTGGGCGGCCCTCGTCGACCACGCCCTGCCGACCGGCGCGTGGATCCGTCTGGTCGACGTCGACCAGCAGGCGGTCGCGTACCCGTGGACGCTCACCGGCGCCTGGACCGTCTACGCGCTCTGGGCCCTGGCCACTGCCGCTGTCGCCGTGATCTCGGTGCAGCGGCGCGACCAATGA
- a CDS encoding ABC transporter ATP-binding protein: MIEVNELTKRYGGTTAVDHLSFTVRPGHVTGFLGPNGAGKSTTLRLVLGLNDPTGGSVTIDGRRFRDRPRGLRHVGALLDAHEVHGGRSALAHLTVLARSNRIPRRRVDEVLEEVGLAGARRRRIGGFSLGMKQRLGIAAALLGDPPVLLFDEPLNGLDPEGVKWLRGLFHRLAAEGRTVLVSSHLMSEMENTADQLVVIGRGTLIAAERLTEFAARGTRPTVTVRTPDPAVLTALLTGAGAEVSRDADSLTVTGMDADRIGELALRNRVLLRELTTRTASLEEAFMELTADSVEYLAGEAR; this comes from the coding sequence GTGATCGAAGTCAACGAACTGACGAAGCGATACGGCGGCACCACGGCCGTCGACCACCTGAGTTTCACGGTGCGGCCCGGACACGTCACCGGGTTCCTCGGCCCGAACGGCGCCGGGAAGAGCACCACTCTGCGACTCGTACTCGGCCTGAACGACCCCACCGGCGGATCCGTCACCATTGACGGCCGCCGCTTCCGCGACCGCCCACGCGGTCTGCGCCACGTCGGCGCGCTGCTCGACGCCCACGAGGTGCACGGCGGCCGCAGTGCCCTGGCGCATCTGACCGTGCTGGCCCGCTCCAACCGCATCCCGCGCCGCCGGGTGGACGAGGTGCTGGAGGAGGTCGGTCTGGCGGGCGCGCGGCGGCGCCGGATCGGCGGGTTCTCGCTCGGGATGAAACAGCGGCTGGGCATCGCGGCCGCGCTGCTCGGCGACCCGCCCGTGCTGCTCTTCGACGAGCCCCTCAACGGGCTGGACCCGGAGGGGGTGAAGTGGCTCCGCGGCCTGTTCCACCGGCTGGCCGCCGAGGGCCGCACCGTGCTGGTCTCCAGCCATCTGATGTCCGAGATGGAGAACACCGCCGACCAGCTCGTCGTCATCGGCCGTGGCACGCTCATCGCCGCCGAGAGACTGACGGAGTTCGCGGCCCGCGGCACCCGTCCGACCGTGACCGTACGGACGCCGGACCCCGCGGTGCTGACGGCGCTGCTCACCGGGGCGGGAGCGGAGGTGAGTCGGGACGCCGACTCGCTGACGGTGACCGGCATGGACGCGGACCGGATCGGTGAACTCGCGCTCCGGAACCGGGTGTTGCTGCGCGAACTCACCACCCGGACCGCCTCCTTGGAGGAGGCCTTCATGGAACTGACCGCCGACAGCGTCGAATACCTCGCGGGAGAAGCCCGATGA
- a CDS encoding sensor histidine kinase has translation MAATPRLPPLKRIPPGVWTAVIWCAGLALTMLMRFRLPGQEEADAYRTALLSSAKWEGWTLLALGTALTLGGCVLMQRRPLWTLSLMLAGSISATSALSVGAIPLLQFLAVDLTLYFIAAVRTRRTGIVAISMALCTLAGYLAVRVLSGWAIGTTTELIVALTTVIAWLIGDSMHQSRVHAEQVRSQAAAQAVTAERLRIARELHDMVAHTIGIVALQAGAARRVIDTQPDLAREALGEVENASRETLSGLRRMLGVLRRAEPGQAPEATPLDSSPAPGLADIDRLAERTTAAGVRVEVRWRGERHTLPPEIGMSAYRIVQEAVTNVVRHAGTGSCQVTVDCRDEELAIEVVDSGNGPGRAAATGYGLLGMRERVGLLHGEFSAAPRPEGGFRVAARLPVPAGVR, from the coding sequence ATGGCCGCCACACCACGACTTCCGCCGCTCAAACGCATACCGCCGGGCGTCTGGACGGCGGTGATCTGGTGTGCGGGTCTGGCGCTCACCATGCTCATGCGTTTCCGGTTGCCCGGCCAGGAGGAGGCCGACGCCTATCGCACCGCGCTGCTCAGCAGTGCCAAGTGGGAGGGCTGGACGCTTCTCGCGCTGGGTACCGCCCTGACGCTGGGCGGCTGCGTCCTGATGCAGCGTCGCCCGCTGTGGACCCTCTCCCTGATGCTCGCCGGTTCCATCTCCGCGACGAGTGCGCTGAGCGTCGGCGCGATCCCGTTGCTGCAGTTCCTGGCCGTCGATCTCACGCTGTACTTCATCGCGGCGGTCCGGACACGCAGGACCGGGATCGTGGCCATCTCCATGGCACTCTGCACTCTGGCCGGGTACCTGGCCGTCCGGGTACTGAGCGGATGGGCCATCGGAACCACGACCGAGCTGATCGTGGCCCTCACCACCGTGATCGCCTGGCTCATCGGCGACTCGATGCACCAGTCCCGGGTCCACGCCGAGCAGGTACGCAGCCAGGCCGCCGCCCAGGCCGTCACCGCCGAACGGCTGCGGATCGCGAGGGAGTTGCACGACATGGTGGCCCACACGATCGGCATCGTCGCCCTCCAGGCCGGTGCCGCACGCCGGGTCATCGACACCCAGCCCGACCTGGCGCGGGAGGCGCTCGGCGAGGTGGAGAACGCCAGCCGCGAGACGCTGTCCGGCCTGCGCCGGATGCTCGGTGTACTCCGCCGGGCCGAACCGGGCCAGGCCCCCGAGGCGACTCCGCTCGATTCCTCCCCCGCCCCCGGTCTGGCCGACATCGACCGTCTCGCCGAGCGGACGACGGCCGCGGGCGTCCGGGTCGAGGTCCGCTGGCGGGGCGAACGGCACACACTGCCCCCGGAGATCGGCATGTCCGCGTACCGGATCGTGCAGGAGGCCGTCACCAATGTCGTACGCCATGCCGGCACCGGCTCCTGCCAGGTGACCGTCGACTGTCGGGACGAGGAGCTGGCCATCGAGGTCGTCGACAGCGGGAACGGCCCCGGGCGCGCCGCGGCCACCGGCTACGGGCTGCTCGGCATGCGCGAGCGGGTCGGCCTGCTGCACGGGGAGTTCTCGGCCGCGCCGCGCCCCGAGGGCGGATTCCGGGTGGCGGCGCGGCTGCCCGTACCGGCGGGTGTGCGATGA
- a CDS encoding response regulator, whose translation MTVRIVLADDQPLVRAALRMVIGEAPGLEVVGEAGTGAEAVELAGTEHPDVVVMDIRMPGMDGIEATRLITEGSGGAQVIMLTTFDDDDYLYGALRAGAAGFLVKDMALDDILDSIRVVATGDGLLAPSVTRRLIREFAERPVSAAPAPRTALGITDREREVLTLIGNGLSNTEIAARLSISVATAKTYVTRLLAKLDARDRVRLVIIAYEAGLVASTR comes from the coding sequence ATGACGGTCCGGATCGTCCTGGCCGACGACCAGCCCCTCGTCCGCGCGGCCCTTCGCATGGTGATCGGCGAGGCCCCCGGCCTGGAGGTCGTCGGCGAGGCGGGCACCGGAGCCGAAGCGGTCGAGCTGGCCGGGACGGAGCACCCCGACGTCGTCGTGATGGACATCCGCATGCCCGGCATGGACGGCATCGAGGCCACCCGGCTGATCACAGAGGGCTCCGGCGGGGCCCAGGTCATCATGCTGACGACCTTCGACGATGACGACTATCTGTACGGGGCGCTGCGCGCGGGCGCGGCCGGGTTCCTCGTCAAGGACATGGCCCTGGACGACATCCTCGACTCGATCCGGGTCGTCGCCACGGGGGACGGGCTGCTCGCGCCGAGTGTGACACGCCGTCTCATCAGGGAGTTCGCGGAGCGTCCCGTGTCCGCCGCGCCCGCGCCGCGCACGGCCCTGGGCATCACCGACCGCGAACGCGAGGTGCTGACCCTCATCGGAAACGGGCTGTCCAACACCGAGATCGCCGCGCGGCTGTCCATCAGTGTCGCCACCGCGAAGACGTACGTGACCCGGCTGCTCGCCAAGCTGGACGCCCGGGACCGGGTGCGGCTCGTCATCATCGCGTACGAGGCGGGGCTGGTCGCGTCTACGCGTTGA
- a CDS encoding alpha/beta fold hydrolase yields MSQAADPFTPAGAQHRLVDVPGGRIHLVEQGTGPLVLLVHGFPELWYSWRHQLPALAEAGYRAVAIDVRGYGRSSVPGAAEAYRIGAYVEDNVAVVRALGEETAVIVGHDWGSTIAADSALLRPDVFTAVGLLGVPYAPRGGIRPTDAFAMIGGDEEFYVRYFQEPGRAESEIEPDVRAWLTGFYASLSADTMPEQGEGAVFFVPAGGKLSDRFVKDRPSWLSDEELDFCVGEFERTGFSGALNRYRNMDQDWEDLAEWDGAPITQPSLFVAGRLDASIAWLASAIEAFPTTLPGLVSSHLVEGCGHWVQQERPDEVNRLLTTWLRSLNA; encoded by the coding sequence ATGTCGCAGGCCGCAGACCCGTTCACCCCGGCGGGCGCCCAGCATCGACTGGTGGACGTCCCCGGTGGCCGTATCCATCTCGTGGAACAGGGCACCGGCCCCCTTGTCCTGCTGGTCCACGGCTTTCCCGAGCTCTGGTACTCGTGGCGCCACCAGCTCCCCGCACTCGCCGAGGCGGGCTACCGTGCCGTCGCCATCGACGTACGCGGCTACGGGCGCTCGTCGGTGCCGGGCGCCGCGGAGGCGTACCGCATCGGGGCGTACGTCGAGGACAACGTCGCCGTCGTCCGCGCCCTCGGCGAGGAGACCGCCGTGATCGTCGGCCACGACTGGGGCTCGACCATCGCCGCCGACTCCGCGCTGCTCAGGCCCGATGTCTTCACCGCGGTGGGACTGCTCGGCGTGCCGTACGCGCCACGGGGCGGGATCCGCCCGACCGACGCCTTCGCCATGATCGGCGGGGACGAGGAGTTCTACGTCCGCTACTTCCAGGAGCCCGGCAGGGCGGAGTCGGAGATCGAGCCGGACGTACGGGCGTGGCTGACGGGCTTCTACGCCTCGCTGTCGGCCGACACCATGCCGGAGCAGGGAGAAGGCGCGGTCTTCTTCGTCCCGGCGGGCGGCAAGCTCTCCGACCGGTTCGTGAAGGACCGGCCGTCGTGGCTCTCGGACGAGGAACTCGACTTCTGCGTAGGCGAGTTCGAGCGCACCGGATTCAGCGGCGCGCTCAACCGCTACCGCAACATGGACCAGGACTGGGAGGACCTCGCGGAGTGGGACGGTGCCCCGATCACCCAGCCGTCGCTCTTCGTCGCGGGCCGACTCGACGCTTCCATCGCCTGGTTGGCCAGTGCAATCGAGGCGTTCCCCACCACGCTCCCCGGCCTGGTCTCCTCGCACCTCGTCGAGGGCTGCGGCCACTGGGTGCAGCAGGAACGCCCCGATGAGGTCAACCGGCTGCTGACCACTTGGCTGCGATCCCTCAACGCGTAG
- a CDS encoding S1 family peptidase, translating into MRHARRNVQRIARFAAIGGLVCGGLMVSHAVASETSDDPKAPNAEMLAARTGQELVADLGTSRTAGSWIDAKGRPVVAVTDEEAAADVRGAGAVPKVVRYAMKDLRSATDTLKDAPKVAGTSWAMDYASNQVVVRADTTVSADEWDRLAKVAESLGKSVRMERIEGTFTPRVNGASPLFASAGRCSAGFNVTNGQANFILTAGHCGPVGTTWFSDQQGSQQVGATVSGSFPGGDFSLVQYSPGVDLSGADLVAVGDGQGIRIIGSADAAVGQKVFRSGSTTGLQSGEVTGLNATVNYPQGTVSGLIETTVCAEPGDSGGPMFANGLAMGITSGGNGDCQSGGTTFFQPVSKALDSLGVKLVTEPGSGGQETPSSGSTGNTGSANNGAGAAAPPGTSSTAPGGAVLPGGAGPGDTAPEGETDSVASALERVADFRNLGPGLFVIAGSLVALVALRIRSERGRRRYRNQYSQSWG; encoded by the coding sequence ATGAGGCATGCACGACGGAACGTTCAGCGGATCGCACGGTTCGCCGCAATCGGCGGATTGGTGTGTGGGGGGCTGATGGTCTCGCATGCCGTGGCGAGCGAGACGTCGGACGATCCGAAGGCTCCGAACGCCGAGATGCTGGCCGCCCGGACCGGCCAGGAACTGGTCGCCGATCTGGGCACGTCGCGTACGGCGGGCAGTTGGATCGACGCGAAGGGACGCCCGGTCGTCGCGGTGACCGACGAGGAGGCGGCGGCCGACGTCCGTGGCGCGGGTGCCGTCCCCAAGGTGGTCCGCTACGCCATGAAGGATCTGCGCTCCGCCACCGACACCCTCAAGGACGCGCCCAAGGTGGCCGGCACCTCGTGGGCGATGGACTACGCCTCCAACCAGGTGGTGGTCCGCGCCGACACCACCGTCTCGGCCGACGAGTGGGACCGGCTGGCCAAGGTCGCCGAGAGCCTCGGCAAGTCCGTGCGGATGGAGCGTATCGAGGGCACGTTCACCCCGCGGGTGAACGGCGCCTCGCCGCTCTTCGCCAGCGCCGGACGCTGTTCGGCGGGCTTCAACGTGACCAACGGACAGGCCAACTTCATTCTCACGGCCGGGCACTGCGGCCCGGTGGGCACGACGTGGTTCTCGGACCAGCAGGGCAGTCAGCAGGTCGGCGCGACCGTGTCCGGCTCGTTCCCCGGCGGTGACTTCTCGCTCGTGCAGTACAGCCCCGGCGTGGATCTCAGCGGCGCCGACCTCGTGGCCGTCGGCGACGGCCAGGGCATACGGATCATCGGATCGGCCGACGCCGCCGTCGGACAGAAGGTGTTCCGCAGCGGCAGCACGACCGGTCTCCAGTCCGGCGAGGTGACCGGACTGAACGCCACCGTGAACTACCCGCAGGGCACGGTCAGCGGGCTCATCGAGACCACGGTGTGCGCCGAACCGGGCGACAGCGGCGGCCCGATGTTCGCCAACGGGCTGGCCATGGGCATCACCTCGGGCGGCAACGGGGACTGCCAGAGCGGCGGTACGACGTTCTTCCAGCCGGTCAGCAAGGCGCTGGACTCGCTCGGTGTGAAGCTGGTGACCGAGCCCGGGTCGGGCGGCCAGGAGACGCCCTCCTCCGGGAGCACCGGGAACACGGGCAGCGCCAACAACGGCGCGGGCGCGGCGGCGCCTCCCGGCACGTCCTCGACCGCTCCCGGCGGCGCGGTCCTGCCCGGAGGGGCGGGCCCCGGGGACACGGCGCCCGAGGGTGAGACCGACAGTGTGGCCTCGGCGCTGGAGCGGGTCGCGGACTTCAGGAACCTCGGTCCCGGACTGTTCGTCATCGCGGGCAGCCTGGTCGCCCTGGTGGCCCTCCGGATCCGATCGGAGCGCGGGCGCAGGCGGTACCGCAACCAGTACTCGCAGAGCTGGGGCTGA